A genomic window from Scophthalmus maximus strain ysfricsl-2021 chromosome 17, ASM2237912v1, whole genome shotgun sequence includes:
- the strada gene encoding STE20-related kinase adapter protein alpha isoform X1, with translation MSFLRWVSEKLSVESLRDLDLFGEQAQGVSHRNAHEDSQESLSSLPRRDTMGSFLPDSSSYELLNVIGRGLDDLLTVNLARYRPTGEHVAIRRIDLESCTNDMVTYLQGELHVSKLFHHPSILPYKSVFIAENELWVITPFMAYGSARDLICSHFADGMSEQTISYILLGMLKALEYIHHMGYVHRSVKASHVLISADGQVCMSGLRSIFSLIRHGQRARVVHDFPQYSVKVLPWLSPEVLQQNLQGYDSRSDIYSLGITACELANGHVPFKDMPATQMLLEKLNGTVPCLLDTTTIPPEELSMKPSRSGADSGICEGPGAGGVRHSNGGDPSSSSSGGHPYNRTFSHHFHAFVELCLQRDPERRPSASTLAGHPFFKQIKRRPSEALPELLRPVSPITSFSSSQQQDSPSGLASLESGLSHLEVDDWDF, from the exons GCCCATGAGGACAGTCAGGAGAGTCTGAGCTCCCTCCCCCGTCGGGACACCATGGGCAGCTTCCTGCCCGACAGCAGCTCATATGAGCTGCTCAACGTTATTG gccGGGGCTTGGACGACTTGTTGACTGTGAATCTGGCTCGATACAGACCCACAGGGGAGCACGTAGCCATCCGACGGATCGACTTAGAGTCGTGCACTAATGACATGGTCACCTACCTGCAG GGTGAACTTCACGTGTCAAAATTATTCCACCACCCGAGTATTCTACCCTACAAAAGTGTCTTCATAGCTGAAAATGAACTGTGGGTCATCACCCCCTTCATGGCTTatg gcTCGGCCAGAGATCTGATCTGCTCACATTTCGCTGATGGTATGAGTGAGCAGACAATCTCGTACATCTTACTGGGCATGCTGAAAGCTCTGGAATACATTCACCACATGGGATACGTGCACCG AAGTGTGAAGGCCAGCCACGTGTTGATCTCGGCGGACGGGCAGGTTTGCATGTCGGGCCTGCGGAGTATTTTCAGTCTGATCCGTCACGGTCAGCGGGCGAGGGTCGTGCACGACTTTCCTCAGTACAGCGTCAAAGTGCTGCCCTGGCTCAGCCCTGAGGTGCTGCAACAG aacCTGCAGGGCTACGACTCTCGGTCGGACATCTACAGCCTCGGCATCACAGCCTGTGAACTGGCAAATGGACATGTCCCCTTCAAAGACATGCCAGCTACACAG ATGCTGCTGGAGAAGCTAAATGGGACGGTGCCATGTTTGCTGGACACCACCACTATTCCGCCAGAGGAGCTGTCCATGAAACCATCCCGATCCGGGGCCGACTCTGGGATCTGCGAGGGTCCGGGAGCCGGAGGGGTCAGACACTCCAACGGAGGAgacccgtcctcctcctcgtcgggGGGACACCCATACAACCGAACGTTCTCCCATCACTTCCACGCCTTTGTGGAGCTCTGTCTACAACGGGACCCAGAAAGGAG ACCGTCTGCCTCCACTCTCGCAGGCCACCCCTTCTTCAAACAG ATCAAACGCCGGCCCTCGGAGGCGCTGCCCGAGCTGCTGCGCCCTGTCTCGCCCATCACCAGCTTCTCGAGCTCCCAGCAACAGGACTCCCCCTCTGGACTGGCCAGCCTGGAGTCGGGTCTCAGCCACCTGGAGGTGGACGACTGGGACTTCTGA
- the strada gene encoding STE20-related kinase adapter protein alpha isoform X4: protein MGSFLPDSSSYELLNVIGRGLDDLLTVNLARYRPTGEHVAIRRIDLESCTNDMVTYLQGELHVSKLFHHPSILPYKSVFIAENELWVITPFMAYGSARDLICSHFADGMSEQTISYILLGMLKALEYIHHMGYVHRSVKASHVLISADGQVCMSGLRSIFSLIRHGQRARVVHDFPQYSVKVLPWLSPEVLQQNLQGYDSRSDIYSLGITACELANGHVPFKDMPATQMLLEKLNGTVPCLLDTTTIPPEELSMKPSRSGADSGICEGPGAGGVRHSNGGDPSSSSSGGHPYNRTFSHHFHAFVELCLQRDPERRPSASTLAGHPFFKQIKRRPSEALPELLRPVSPITSFSSSQQQDSPSGLASLESGLSHLEVDDWDF from the exons ATGGGCAGCTTCCTGCCCGACAGCAGCTCATATGAGCTGCTCAACGTTATTG gccGGGGCTTGGACGACTTGTTGACTGTGAATCTGGCTCGATACAGACCCACAGGGGAGCACGTAGCCATCCGACGGATCGACTTAGAGTCGTGCACTAATGACATGGTCACCTACCTGCAG GGTGAACTTCACGTGTCAAAATTATTCCACCACCCGAGTATTCTACCCTACAAAAGTGTCTTCATAGCTGAAAATGAACTGTGGGTCATCACCCCCTTCATGGCTTatg gcTCGGCCAGAGATCTGATCTGCTCACATTTCGCTGATGGTATGAGTGAGCAGACAATCTCGTACATCTTACTGGGCATGCTGAAAGCTCTGGAATACATTCACCACATGGGATACGTGCACCG AAGTGTGAAGGCCAGCCACGTGTTGATCTCGGCGGACGGGCAGGTTTGCATGTCGGGCCTGCGGAGTATTTTCAGTCTGATCCGTCACGGTCAGCGGGCGAGGGTCGTGCACGACTTTCCTCAGTACAGCGTCAAAGTGCTGCCCTGGCTCAGCCCTGAGGTGCTGCAACAG aacCTGCAGGGCTACGACTCTCGGTCGGACATCTACAGCCTCGGCATCACAGCCTGTGAACTGGCAAATGGACATGTCCCCTTCAAAGACATGCCAGCTACACAG ATGCTGCTGGAGAAGCTAAATGGGACGGTGCCATGTTTGCTGGACACCACCACTATTCCGCCAGAGGAGCTGTCCATGAAACCATCCCGATCCGGGGCCGACTCTGGGATCTGCGAGGGTCCGGGAGCCGGAGGGGTCAGACACTCCAACGGAGGAgacccgtcctcctcctcgtcgggGGGACACCCATACAACCGAACGTTCTCCCATCACTTCCACGCCTTTGTGGAGCTCTGTCTACAACGGGACCCAGAAAGGAG ACCGTCTGCCTCCACTCTCGCAGGCCACCCCTTCTTCAAACAG ATCAAACGCCGGCCCTCGGAGGCGCTGCCCGAGCTGCTGCGCCCTGTCTCGCCCATCACCAGCTTCTCGAGCTCCCAGCAACAGGACTCCCCCTCTGGACTGGCCAGCCTGGAGTCGGGTCTCAGCCACCTGGAGGTGGACGACTGGGACTTCTGA
- the strada gene encoding STE20-related kinase adapter protein alpha isoform X2 — protein MSFLAHEDSQESLSSLPRRDTMGSFLPDSSSYELLNVIGRGLDDLLTVNLARYRPTGEHVAIRRIDLESCTNDMVTYLQGELHVSKLFHHPSILPYKSVFIAENELWVITPFMAYGSARDLICSHFADGMSEQTISYILLGMLKALEYIHHMGYVHRSVKASHVLISADGQVCMSGLRSIFSLIRHGQRARVVHDFPQYSVKVLPWLSPEVLQQNLQGYDSRSDIYSLGITACELANGHVPFKDMPATQMLLEKLNGTVPCLLDTTTIPPEELSMKPSRSGADSGICEGPGAGGVRHSNGGDPSSSSSGGHPYNRTFSHHFHAFVELCLQRDPERRPSASTLAGHPFFKQIKRRPSEALPELLRPVSPITSFSSSQQQDSPSGLASLESGLSHLEVDDWDF, from the exons GCCCATGAGGACAGTCAGGAGAGTCTGAGCTCCCTCCCCCGTCGGGACACCATGGGCAGCTTCCTGCCCGACAGCAGCTCATATGAGCTGCTCAACGTTATTG gccGGGGCTTGGACGACTTGTTGACTGTGAATCTGGCTCGATACAGACCCACAGGGGAGCACGTAGCCATCCGACGGATCGACTTAGAGTCGTGCACTAATGACATGGTCACCTACCTGCAG GGTGAACTTCACGTGTCAAAATTATTCCACCACCCGAGTATTCTACCCTACAAAAGTGTCTTCATAGCTGAAAATGAACTGTGGGTCATCACCCCCTTCATGGCTTatg gcTCGGCCAGAGATCTGATCTGCTCACATTTCGCTGATGGTATGAGTGAGCAGACAATCTCGTACATCTTACTGGGCATGCTGAAAGCTCTGGAATACATTCACCACATGGGATACGTGCACCG AAGTGTGAAGGCCAGCCACGTGTTGATCTCGGCGGACGGGCAGGTTTGCATGTCGGGCCTGCGGAGTATTTTCAGTCTGATCCGTCACGGTCAGCGGGCGAGGGTCGTGCACGACTTTCCTCAGTACAGCGTCAAAGTGCTGCCCTGGCTCAGCCCTGAGGTGCTGCAACAG aacCTGCAGGGCTACGACTCTCGGTCGGACATCTACAGCCTCGGCATCACAGCCTGTGAACTGGCAAATGGACATGTCCCCTTCAAAGACATGCCAGCTACACAG ATGCTGCTGGAGAAGCTAAATGGGACGGTGCCATGTTTGCTGGACACCACCACTATTCCGCCAGAGGAGCTGTCCATGAAACCATCCCGATCCGGGGCCGACTCTGGGATCTGCGAGGGTCCGGGAGCCGGAGGGGTCAGACACTCCAACGGAGGAgacccgtcctcctcctcgtcgggGGGACACCCATACAACCGAACGTTCTCCCATCACTTCCACGCCTTTGTGGAGCTCTGTCTACAACGGGACCCAGAAAGGAG ACCGTCTGCCTCCACTCTCGCAGGCCACCCCTTCTTCAAACAG ATCAAACGCCGGCCCTCGGAGGCGCTGCCCGAGCTGCTGCGCCCTGTCTCGCCCATCACCAGCTTCTCGAGCTCCCAGCAACAGGACTCCCCCTCTGGACTGGCCAGCCTGGAGTCGGGTCTCAGCCACCTGGAGGTGGACGACTGGGACTTCTGA
- the strada gene encoding STE20-related kinase adapter protein alpha isoform X3, whose amino-acid sequence MSFLRWVSEKLSVESLRDLDLFGEQAQGVSHRNAHEDSQESLSSLPRRDTMGSFLPDSSSYELLNVIGRGLDDLLTVNLARYRPTGEHVAIRRIDLESCTNDMVTYLQGELHVSKLFHHPSILPYKSVFIAENELWVITPFMAYGSARDLICSHFADGMSEQTISYILLGMLKALEYIHHMGYVHRSVKASHVLISADGQVCMSGLRSIFSLIRHGQRARVVHDFPQYSVKVLPWLSPEVLQQNLQGYDSRSDIYSLGITACELANGHVPFKDMPATQMLLEKLNGTVPCLLDTTTIPPEELSMKPSRSGADSGICEGPGAGGTVCLHSRRPPLLQTDQTPALGGAARAAAPCLAHHQLLELPATGLPLWTGQPGVGSQPPGGGRLGLLTAEDSVRILNP is encoded by the exons GCCCATGAGGACAGTCAGGAGAGTCTGAGCTCCCTCCCCCGTCGGGACACCATGGGCAGCTTCCTGCCCGACAGCAGCTCATATGAGCTGCTCAACGTTATTG gccGGGGCTTGGACGACTTGTTGACTGTGAATCTGGCTCGATACAGACCCACAGGGGAGCACGTAGCCATCCGACGGATCGACTTAGAGTCGTGCACTAATGACATGGTCACCTACCTGCAG GGTGAACTTCACGTGTCAAAATTATTCCACCACCCGAGTATTCTACCCTACAAAAGTGTCTTCATAGCTGAAAATGAACTGTGGGTCATCACCCCCTTCATGGCTTatg gcTCGGCCAGAGATCTGATCTGCTCACATTTCGCTGATGGTATGAGTGAGCAGACAATCTCGTACATCTTACTGGGCATGCTGAAAGCTCTGGAATACATTCACCACATGGGATACGTGCACCG AAGTGTGAAGGCCAGCCACGTGTTGATCTCGGCGGACGGGCAGGTTTGCATGTCGGGCCTGCGGAGTATTTTCAGTCTGATCCGTCACGGTCAGCGGGCGAGGGTCGTGCACGACTTTCCTCAGTACAGCGTCAAAGTGCTGCCCTGGCTCAGCCCTGAGGTGCTGCAACAG aacCTGCAGGGCTACGACTCTCGGTCGGACATCTACAGCCTCGGCATCACAGCCTGTGAACTGGCAAATGGACATGTCCCCTTCAAAGACATGCCAGCTACACAG ATGCTGCTGGAGAAGCTAAATGGGACGGTGCCATGTTTGCTGGACACCACCACTATTCCGCCAGAGGAGCTGTCCATGAAACCATCCCGATCCGGGGCCGACTCTGGGATCTGCGAGGGTCCGGGAGCCGGAGGG ACCGTCTGCCTCCACTCTCGCAGGCCACCCCTTCTTCAAACAG ATCAAACGCCGGCCCTCGGAGGCGCTGCCCGAGCTGCTGCGCCCTGTCTCGCCCATCACCAGCTTCTCGAGCTCCCAGCAACAGGACTCCCCCTCTGGACTGGCCAGCCTGGAGTCGGGTCTCAGCCACCTGGAGGTGGACGACTGGGACTTCTGACAGCGGAGGACTCTGTGCGGATCCTAAACCCGTAG